A region of Drosophila suzukii chromosome 2L, CBGP_Dsuzu_IsoJpt1.0, whole genome shotgun sequence DNA encodes the following proteins:
- the LOC108020367 gene encoding phospholipase B1, membrane-associated → MANNIYVLCLCLMFLILSSVVSSASKRIRRQNRSDRLLADIGVRAQSYDPRLPENGIQLYTDIDQDLRHLFTNTRQTTLRWALDNIEALSNRGRREGKLQKLVSKKRSFFCPTNNTRSVDPPTSVEHLRPGDIDIIAAFGDSLSAGNGILSNNAIDMINEFRGLTFSGGGLANWRRFVTLPNILKIFNPKLYGFAVSNSLVINHRSSRLNIAEPMIMSRDLPFQARVLIDLLRRDPNVDMKRHWKLLTVYVGNNDICSDMCHWDTPQSFLDQHARDLRQALRLLRDHVPRLLINLIILPNIPLVLSTMKEVPLQCFVVHRVGCHCLINDRLNRTQLAERRNTLIRWQQLDMEIARLPEFHRQDFAIVAHPMLADVSAPQLPDGKTDWRFFSHDCFHFSQRGHAIISNLLWNSMLLPDDQKPRPSNVPDLFERVVCPTAEQPYFVVRPS, encoded by the coding sequence ATGgctaataatatttatgttttgtGCCTGTGCTTAATGTTCTTAATACTCTCGTCTGTTGTATCATCTGCAAGTAAGCGGATTCGGCGACAAAATCGATCTGATAGACTGCTGGCTGACATCGGAGTTCGTGCCCAGTCCTATGATCCTCGACTGCCGGAGAATGGAATACAACTGTATACCGATATTGACCAGGATCTGCGGCATCTGTTCACCAACACCAGGCAAACCACGCTGAGATGGGCACTCGATAACATTGAGGCTCTAAGCAACCGTGGAAGGCGAGAGGGAAAACTCCAGAAGCTGGTGTCGAAGAAGCGGTCCTTTTTCTGCCCCACGAATAATACAAGATCAGTAGATCCTCCCACATCTGTAGAGCACCTGAGGCCCGGTGATATTGATATTATAGCTGCCTTTGGTGACTCCCTGTCAGCGGGCAATGGGATTCTGTCCAACAACGCCATCGACATGATCAACGAGTTCCGTGGTCTGACCTTTTCGGGCGGCGGTCTGGCCAACTGGCGCAGGTTCGTGACCCTGCCAAACATCCTGAAGATCTTTAATCCAAAATTGTACGGCTTTGCGGTGAGCAACAGTCTGGTGATCAACCACCGATCCTCGCGACTGAATATCGCCGAACCCATGATCATGTCGCGGGATCTGCCCTTTCAGGCCCGCGTGCTCATCGATCTGCTGCGCCGTGATCCCAATGTGGACATGAAGCGCCACTGGAAGCTGCTGACGGTGTATGTGGGCAACAATGACATCTGCTCGGACATGTGCCACTGGGACACTCCGCAGAGTTTCCTCGATCAGCATGCCCGCGATCTGCGCCAGGCATTACGGTTGCTCCGCGACCATGTGCCCCGACTGCTGATCAATCTGATCATTCTGCCCAATATCCCACTGGTGCTGAGCACCATGAAAGAGGTTCCCCTGCAGTGCTTCGTGGTGCACCGAGTGGGATGCCATTGCCTGATCAACGATCGCCTCAATCGCACCCAGCTTGCGGAACGCAGGAACACCCTAATCCGGTGGCAGCAGCTGGACATGGAGATCGCCCGATTGCCCGAGTTCCATCGCCAGGACTTTGCCATTGTAGCCCATCCGATGCTGGCCGATGTGTCGGCCCCCCAGCTACCCGATGGGAAGACAGACTGGCGGTTCTTCTCCCACGACTGCTTCCACTTCAGCCAGCGTGGGCATGCGATCATCTCGAACCTGCTGTGGAACAGTATGCTCCTGCCGGACGACCAGAAGCCGCGACCTTCGAATGTGCCCGATCTGTTCGAGCGGGTCGTTTGCCCCACTGCGGAGCAGCCCTACTTTGTGGTCAGGCCAAGTTGA
- the LOC108020358 gene encoding ABC transporter G family member 20, whose amino-acid sequence MAAVEVRNGYKYYGSKSNPKIVLNQLNMNVMRGSIYGLLGASGCGKTTLLSCIVGQRRLNGGEVSVLGVKPGEPGSGVPGSRVGFMPQEIALVEEMTVKETIFYFGRIYGLTDERIREKFKLLKELLQLPPARQMIKQCSGGQQRRLSFACAMIHDPELLILDEPTVGLDPMLREKIWDFLVETTRNSKLAVIITTHYIEEAKQANCIGLMRNGVLLAEDTPTNIMIKFGTQSIEDAFLILSQRQGNEDQLAQIMEHNKNQALPAAVLPPEVIDTHEPNTPEKQPIPFEEPPNENRKKIFFTTKGRVKALMTKNFVQLFRQPSGIIFMLLFPIIQLTCFYLAIGKTPTNLEIGVYSGEVESYGECFNDSLVTVYKDSENDSCLFHKLSCRYIRELGDDVATRKYYSSEADALSDAKKATTVGYLHFAQNFSESILSVLEDGIHSSDGAVDHAELSIHIDMTDQQVAYFMQRKLRDKFSSFMRSVVKDCNVSSAIVDLPVQFQEPIFGSADIEFQQYCAPGVVMTMVFFLATLMTAAVFISERMDGIWDRTLLAGVSATEMLWAHLLTQLIIMALQSFEVIMYIGLVFDTYNNGDTTTLIGLLTLTAFCGMLFGLFISVFCKSHTEANFVATGAFYPMIILCGLLWPLESMPQILQDLVMVLPFTIPSISARNVIEKGWSITHEKVYNGFLVMAGWTIIFFVLCLIGIRRKA is encoded by the exons ATGGCGGCCGTTGAAGTAAGGAATGGCTACAAGTACTATGGCTCCAAATCGAATCCCAAGATTGTGCTCAACCAGCTGAATATGAACGTGATGCGTGGATCCAT ATACGGATTGCTGGGAGCCTCGGGCTGTGGAAAGACCACCCTACTCTCCTGCATTGTTGGCCAGAGGCGTCTTAATGGGGGCGAGGTATCCGTGCTGGGTGTTAAGCCTGGTGAGCCGGGAAGCGGTGTCCCAGGATCCCGGGTGGGATTCATGCCCCAGGAGATCGCCCTGGTCGAGGAGATGACCGTCAAGGAGACGATCTTCTATTTCGGTCGCATATACGGCCTGACAGACGAACGCATCCGGGAGAAGTTTAAGCTGCTCAAGGAGCTGCTCCAATTGCCACCAGCTAGGCAGATGATCAAACAGTGCAGCGGGGGACAGCAGCGACGATTGTCCTTCGCCTGCGCCATGATACACGATCCGGAGCTCCTCATCCTGGACGAACCCACAGTGGGATTGGATCCCATGCTGCGTGAAAA AATCTGGGATTTTCTCGTGGAGACGACGAGAAATAGCAAATTGGCTGTGATCATTACCACCCATTATATAGAGGAAGCCAAACAGGCAAATTGC ATTGGTCTTATGCGCAATGGCGTGCTTTTGGCCGAAGATACACCCACCAACATAATGATCAAGTTTGGAACTCAGTCGATCGAGGACGCCTTCCTTATTTTGAGTCAGCGGCAGGGCAACGAAGACCAGTTGGCCCAAATCATGGAACACAATAAGAACCAGGCCCTGCCGGCTGCTGTCCTACCTCCTGAGGTTATAGACACCCACGAGCCGAACACGCCGGAAAAACAACCTATTCCGTTCGAGGAACCTCCGAACGAAAACCGCAAAAAGATTTTCTTCACCACCAAGGGCAGGGTCAAGGCCCTGATGACGAAGAACTTTGTGCAGCTCTTCCGGCAGCCTTC AGGAATTATTTTCATGCTACTATTTCCCATCATACAATTGACCTGCTTTTACTTGGCCATTGGAAAGACTCCCACGAATCTGGAGATTGGAGTTTACTCCGGAGAAGTGGAGAGCTACGGGGAGTGCTTTAACGACAGTCTGGTCACAGTTTACAAGGACAGCGAAAACGACAGCTGTCTATTTCATAAGCTATCCTGCAGATACATCCGCGAGTTGGGTGACGATGTGGCCACGCGGAAATACTATTCCAGCGAAGCAGATGCCTTGAGCGATGCGAAAAAGGCCACAACCGTTGGCTATTTGCATTTTGCCCAGAACTTTAGCGAATCGATTCTCTCGGTTCTGGAGGATGGAATCCATTCCAGTGACGGAGCCGTCGATCATGCCGAACTTAGTATCCACATCGATATGACTG ATCAACAAGTGGCGTACTTCATGCAGCGAAAGCTTCGTGACAAGTTCAGCTCGTTCATGAGGAGTGTTGTCAAGGACTGCAATGTTTCCTCGGCCATTGTCGATCTGCCCGTTCAGTTCCAGGAGCCGATCTTCGGCAGCGCAGACATCGAGTTCCAGCAGTATTGTGCCCCGGGTGTGGTCATGAC CATGGTGTTTTTCCTGGCCACTTTGATGACCGCTGCAGTGTTCATTTCGGAGCGCATGGATGGCATCTGGGACCGAACTCTGTTGGCAGGTGTTTCGGCCACCGAAATGCTGTGGGCCCATCTTTTGACCCAGCTCATCATCATGGCTCTGCAGTCATTCGAGGTTATCATGTACATTGGCCTGGTTTTCGATACCTACAACAATGGGGATACCACAACGCTCATTGGATTGTTAACACTGACCGCTTTCTGTGGCATGTTGTTTG GTCTCTTCATATCTGTATTTTGCAAATCGCATACAGAGGCAAACTTTGTGGCCACAGGGGCATTTTACCCCATGATTATACTATGCG GGCTTCTGTGGCCCCTGGAGAGCATGCCGCAGATTCTTCAGGATCTGGTGATGGTGCTGCCTTTCACCATTCCCTCCATTTCGGCTCGAAACGTTATCGAGAAGGGCTGGAGCATCACCCACGAGAAGGTCTACAATGGTTTCCTGGTCATGGCCGGCTGGACGATCATTTTCTTCGTCCTCTGCCTGATCGGTATCAGACGCAAGGCGTAA